One segment of Penaeus chinensis breed Huanghai No. 1 chromosome 14, ASM1920278v2, whole genome shotgun sequence DNA contains the following:
- the LOC125032176 gene encoding pro-resilin-like, which produces MNTKIILVLAFAAVAAADKPSFSYGAPRVASRESFESFESTEAKYDFQWAVDHDDSGNDFGHQEARDDDNTQGSYYVQLPDGRLQTVKYFVDGDSGYVADVSYEGEARYDSAESREAPRPVYSAPRPVYSAPRPRFPDSRESFERPAPIPVRPRHFDSRESFEFRSFESRESFHSDEDVRRHFG; this is translated from the exons ATGAACACCAAG ATCATCCTCGTGTTGGCtttcgccgccgtcgccgccgccgacaAGCCGAGCTTCTCCTACGGCGCCCCCAGG GTAGCATCCAGGGAATCCTTCGAGTCCTTCGAGTCCACTGAGGCCAAGTACGACTTCCAGTGGGCCGTCGACCACGACgactccggcaacgacttcggaCACCAGGAGGCTCGCGATGACGACAacactcagggatcctactacgtgcagctccccgacggccgcctccagaccgtcaagtacttcgtggaTGGAGACTCAGGCTACGTAGCTGACGTtagctacgagggcgaggctcgctaTGACTCAGCTGAGTCCCGAGAAGCTCCCAGACCCGTCTATTCAGCCCCTAGACCTGTCTACTCAGCTCCCAGACCACGTTTCCCTGACTCACGTGAGTCCTTCGAGAGGCCCGCACCTATCCCCGTCAGGCCCCGTCACTTCGACTCCCGTGAATCCTTCGAGTTCCGCAGCTTCGAGTCCCGCGAGTCCTTCCACTCGGATGAGGACGTCCGCCGACACTTCGGTTGA